A genomic segment from Glycine soja cultivar W05 chromosome 18, ASM419377v2, whole genome shotgun sequence encodes:
- the LOC114395231 gene encoding cyclin-dependent protein kinase inhibitor SMR6-like, with product MGFSEKAQLEGAFDSDTNNNNRKWVIAGIALRAPLKPIYTIPMEKEQKEEVETEDCSSSTTPTNVESKIPTPFTCPPAPRKRKPASKKCNYRRGGGVVREFFTPPDLETVFIRHVEKAI from the coding sequence ATGGGATTCTCCGAGAAGGCGCAACTAGAGGGAGCATTTGATTCAGATACCAACAATAATAATCGAAAATGGGTTATCGCTGGAATCGCGTTACGTGCACCGTTGAAGCCAATTTACACTATCCCTATGGAGAAGGAGCAAAAGGAAGAGGTTGAAACAGAGGATTGTTCAAGTTCAACAACACCAACAAACGTGGAATCGAAGATCCCAACACCGTTCACGTGCCCACCTGCTCCCAGGAAGCGGAAACCCGCGTCGAAGAAGTGCAATTATCGTCGCGGTGGTGGAGTTGTTAGAGAGTTCTTCACGCCACCTGACTTGGAAACCGTGTTCATACGCCACGTTGAAAAGGCTATTTGA